One window of the Tachypleus tridentatus isolate NWPU-2018 chromosome 10, ASM421037v1, whole genome shotgun sequence genome contains the following:
- the LOC143229647 gene encoding uncharacterized protein LOC143229647, which translates to MAEARLSFEKRNFILKYNWKCENVAEEQKRFRREFQTDPSTQLTINCISDKFETNETVKKSIKGVLEDRGRPPILHEKQSFWKVFIDLQENLFGKQPVRQNSQNRASIAW; encoded by the coding sequence atggcAGAAGCAAGACTAAGCTTTGAGAAAAGAAATTTTATCTTAAAGTATAACTGGAAGTGTGAGAACGTAGCTGAAGAGCAAAAACGgtttagaagggagtttcaaacagatccatCAACGCAACTCACTATTAATTGCATCAgtgataagtttgaaacaaatgaaactgttAAGAAGTCCATAAAGGGCGTTCTGGAAGACCGCGGTCGTCCACCAATACTACACGAGAAGCAGAGCTTTTGGAAAGTCTTCAtcgatctccaagaaaatctgttcggCAAACAACCCGTGAGACAGAACTCCCAAAATCGAGCGTCCATCGCATGGTGA